A genome region from Triticum aestivum cultivar Chinese Spring chromosome 2B, IWGSC CS RefSeq v2.1, whole genome shotgun sequence includes the following:
- the LOC543287 gene encoding peroxidase 1 → MAASASCLSLVVLVALATAASAQLSPTFYDTSCPRALAIIKSGVMAAVSSDPRMGASLLRLHFHDCFVQGCDASVLLSGMEQNAIPNAGSLRGFGVIDSIKTQIEAICNQTVSCADILTVAARDSVVALGGPSWTVPLGRRDSTDANEAAANSDLPGFTSSRSDLELAFRNKGLLTIDMVALSGAHTIGQAQCGTFKDRIYNETNIDTAFATSLRANCPRSNGDGSLANLDTTTANTFDNAYYTNLMSQKGLLHSDQVLFNNDTTDNTVRNFASNPAAFSSAFTTAMIKMGNIAPKTGTQGQIRLSCSRVNS, encoded by the exons ATGGCCGCCTCTGCCTCTTGCCTTTCTCTTGTGGTGCTCGTGGCTCTGGCCACGGCGGCGTCGGCGCAGCTGTCACCGACCTTCTACGACACGTCCTGCCCCAGGGCCCTGGCCATCATCAAGAGTGGCGTCATGGCCGCCGTGAGCAGCGACCCTCGGATGGGCGCGTCGCTGCTCCGGCTgcacttccacgactgcttcgtccaA GGCTGCGACGCGTCTGTTTTGCTGTCTGGCATGGAACAAAATGCTATCCCGAACGCGGGGTCGCTGAGGGGCTTCGGCGTCATCGACAGCATCAAGACGCAGATCGAGGCCATCTGCAATCAGaccgtctcctgcgccgacatcctcaccgtcgccgcccgtgACTCCGTTGTAGCC CTCGGAGGGCCGTCATGGACAGTCCCTCTGGGGAGAAGAGATTCCACAGATGCAAACGAGGCGGCGGCAAACAGCGACCTGCCAGGCTTTACATCTAGCCGGTCAGATCTTGAGCTGGCATTCAGAAACAAGGGCCTCCTTACGATCGACATGGTGGCCCTCTCGGGCGCGCACACCATCGGCCAGGCGCAGTGTGGGACCTTTAAGGACAGGATCTACAATGAGACTAACATCGACACGGCCTTCGCCACATCTCTCCGGGCCAACTGCCCCAGGTCAAACGGCGACGGGAGCCTGGCGAACCTGGACACGACGACGGCCAACACGTTCGATAACGCCTACTACACCAACCTCATGTCACAGAAGGGGCTCCTGCACTCGGACCAGGTGCTGTTCAACAACGACACCACCGACAACACTGTCCGGAACTTTGCGTCGAACCCAGCGGCGTTCAGCAGCGCCTTCACGACCGCCATGATCAAGATGGGCAACATCGCGCCGAAGACAGGCACGCAGGGGCAGATCAGGCTCAGCTGCTCCAGGGTGAACTCGTGA